Proteins co-encoded in one Streptomyces sp. NBC_01283 genomic window:
- a CDS encoding phosphoenolpyruvate hydrolase family protein has product MKTQITRKEALARLNAQVASGNPVIGAGAGTGLSAKCAEEGGVDLLIIYNSGRYRMAGRGSLAGLLPYGDANAIVVDMAREVLPVVRDTPVLAGVCGTDPFRDMGRFLDELKGMGFTGVQNFPTVGLYDGTFRTNLEETGMGYGLEVDMIREAHARDLLTTPYVFDPGQAADMARAGADVLVPHVGLTTKGAIGAGTALTLDQAATAVQEMHDAAKRVNPDILVLCHGGPIAEPEDAAHVLSRTTGIVGFFGASSIERLPTERAIVDRTRAFKSLKNPG; this is encoded by the coding sequence ATGAAGACGCAGATCACCCGCAAGGAAGCACTCGCGCGCCTCAACGCCCAGGTGGCGAGCGGCAATCCGGTCATCGGGGCGGGCGCGGGCACGGGCCTCTCCGCCAAGTGCGCGGAGGAGGGCGGCGTCGACCTCCTGATCATCTACAACTCGGGCCGCTACCGGATGGCGGGCCGCGGCTCCCTCGCCGGACTGCTCCCGTACGGCGACGCGAACGCGATCGTGGTGGACATGGCCAGGGAGGTGCTGCCGGTCGTGCGCGATACCCCGGTCCTCGCCGGGGTGTGCGGCACGGACCCGTTCCGGGACATGGGCCGCTTCCTCGACGAGCTGAAGGGGATGGGCTTCACCGGCGTACAGAACTTCCCGACGGTCGGCCTGTACGACGGCACGTTCCGCACCAACCTCGAAGAGACCGGCATGGGGTACGGCCTGGAGGTCGACATGATCCGCGAGGCCCACGCCCGCGACCTCCTGACGACCCCGTACGTCTTCGACCCCGGCCAGGCGGCCGACATGGCGCGAGCCGGGGCGGACGTCCTGGTCCCCCACGTGGGCCTGACGACGAAGGGCGCGATCGGCGCGGGCACGGCCCTGACCCTGGACCAGGCGGCGACGGCGGTCCAGGAGATGCACGACGCGGCCAAGCGCGTGAACCCCGACATCCTCGTCCTGTGCCACGGCGGGCCCATCGCCGAACCGGAGGACGCGGCGCACGTCCTGTCCCGCACCACGGGCATCGTCGGCTTCTTCGGGGCGTCGTCGATCGAACGCCTCCCCACGGAGCGGGCGATCGTGGACCGGACCCGCGCCTTCAAGTCGTTGAAGAACCCGGGCTGA
- a CDS encoding Tm-1-like ATP-binding domain-containing protein, producing MATVVLVGTLDTKGTEYAWLRERLREYGSDTLLIDTGILPPPDTAPTPDVPADAVARAAGHDLAKLRGTGERGAAVAAMADGVTEVVLDLHRQGKVHAVLAAGGSGGSSIAAQAMRALPIGVPKLLVSTMAGGDVAPYVGSSDITLMYSVVDISGINAVSRQVLGNAAAAAAGMARRFERNHDELAGRGRKVIAATMFGVTTPAIDAARARLDALGYEVLVFHATGAGGRAVEKLASDGLLDGVLDLTTTELADELVGGVLSAGPERLTAAGRAGIPQVVAPGALDMVNFGPAATVPPRFADRTLLVHNPTVTLMRTTAEEMAALGTTLGHRLAAARGPAEFFWPLRGVSAVDVEGGPFEDGAADAACLDALRTTVRGSGVRLHELDAHINDASFAEAMADRLDELIRARTLKQTP from the coding sequence ATGGCGACCGTGGTGCTGGTCGGGACGCTCGACACGAAGGGCACGGAGTACGCCTGGCTGCGCGAGCGGCTCAGGGAGTACGGCAGCGACACCCTGCTCATCGACACCGGCATACTGCCCCCGCCCGATACGGCGCCCACCCCCGACGTGCCGGCCGACGCCGTGGCCCGCGCGGCCGGGCACGACCTGGCGAAGCTGCGCGGTACGGGCGAGCGGGGCGCGGCCGTGGCGGCGATGGCGGACGGCGTGACCGAGGTGGTGCTGGACCTGCACCGGCAGGGGAAAGTGCACGCGGTGCTCGCCGCCGGGGGCAGCGGCGGCTCGTCGATCGCCGCGCAGGCGATGCGCGCGCTGCCGATCGGGGTGCCGAAGCTGCTCGTGAGCACGATGGCGGGCGGCGACGTGGCGCCGTACGTGGGCAGCAGCGACATCACCCTGATGTACAGCGTCGTGGACATCTCCGGCATCAACGCGGTCTCCCGGCAGGTCCTCGGGAACGCGGCGGCGGCAGCCGCGGGCATGGCACGCCGCTTCGAGCGCAACCACGACGAACTGGCGGGCCGTGGCCGCAAGGTGATCGCCGCGACCATGTTCGGCGTGACGACACCCGCGATCGACGCGGCCCGCGCCCGCCTCGACGCCCTCGGCTACGAGGTGCTGGTCTTCCACGCCACGGGCGCGGGCGGCCGTGCGGTGGAGAAGCTGGCGTCCGACGGCCTCCTGGACGGCGTACTGGACCTGACGACCACCGAACTGGCCGACGAGCTGGTCGGCGGTGTCCTCTCGGCGGGCCCCGAGCGTCTCACCGCGGCGGGCCGCGCGGGCATCCCGCAGGTGGTCGCCCCCGGCGCCCTCGACATGGTCAACTTCGGCCCGGCGGCGACGGTCCCGCCCCGCTTCGCGGACCGCACGCTCCTCGTCCACAACCCCACGGTCACCCTGATGCGCACGACGGCCGAGGAGATGGCCGCACTCGGCACCACCCTCGGCCACCGTCTCGCCGCCGCGCGCGGCCCCGCCGAGTTCTTCTGGCCGCTGCGCGGGGTGTCGGCGGTGGACGTGGAGGGCGGCCCGTTCGAGGACGGGGCGGCGGACGCGGCCTGCCTGGACGCGCTGCGGACGACGGTGCGGGGCAGCGGCGTACGACTGCATGAACTGGACGCGCACATCAACGACGCGTCGTTCGCGGAGGCGATGGCGGACCGCCTGGACGAACTGATCCGCGCACGCACGCTGAAGCAGACGCCCTGA
- a CDS encoding TerD family protein, translated as MAVSLSKGGNVSLTKEAPGLTAVTVGLGWDVRTTTGTDFDLDASAIAVNPQGKVFSDGHFVFFNNKATPDQTIVHTGDNVTGQGEGDDEQINVNLAGLPADIDKIVFPVSIYDAENRSQNFGQVRNAFIRIINQAGGTEIARYDLSEDAATETAMVFGELYRSGAEWKFRAVGQGYASGLVGIAQDFGVNV; from the coding sequence ATGGCAGTAAGCCTGTCCAAGGGTGGCAACGTCTCGCTCACCAAGGAGGCTCCGGGCCTGACCGCCGTCACCGTGGGCCTCGGCTGGGACGTCCGCACCACCACTGGCACCGACTTCGACCTGGACGCCTCGGCCATCGCGGTGAACCCGCAGGGCAAGGTCTTCTCGGACGGCCACTTCGTCTTCTTCAACAACAAGGCGACGCCGGACCAGACCATCGTGCACACCGGTGACAACGTCACGGGCCAGGGCGAGGGCGACGACGAGCAGATCAACGTCAACCTGGCCGGCCTCCCGGCCGACATCGACAAGATCGTCTTCCCGGTCTCGATCTACGACGCCGAGAACCGCTCGCAGAACTTCGGCCAGGTGCGGAACGCCTTCATCCGCATCATCAACCAGGCCGGTGGCACCGAGATCGCCCGCTATGACCTGAGCGAGGACGCCGCCACCGAGACCGCCATGGTCTTCGGCGAGCTGTACCGCAGCGGCGCGGAGTGGAAGTTCCGCGCGGTCGGCCAGGGCTACGCCTCGGGCCTCGTCGGCATCGCGCAGGACTTCGGCGTCAACGTCTGA
- the arfB gene encoding alternative ribosome rescue aminoacyl-tRNA hydrolase ArfB — translation MGPMSGPYVIRGSVSLPEAELMWRFSRSSGPGGQHVNTSDSQVELRFDLANTEALPPVWKERALERLANRLVGGVVSVRASEHRSQWRNREMAATRLAALLAEATAPPPRPRRATKIPRGINERRLREKKQRSQTKRGRAGEGWG, via the coding sequence ATGGGACCCATGTCCGGTCCCTATGTCATCCGCGGCTCCGTCTCCCTGCCCGAGGCCGAGCTCATGTGGCGCTTCTCGAGGTCCTCCGGGCCGGGCGGTCAGCACGTCAACACCAGCGATTCGCAGGTGGAGCTGAGGTTCGACCTGGCCAACACCGAGGCGCTGCCTCCGGTGTGGAAGGAGCGCGCCCTGGAGCGGCTCGCGAACCGCCTCGTCGGCGGCGTCGTCAGCGTGCGGGCCTCCGAGCACCGTTCCCAGTGGCGCAACCGCGAGATGGCGGCCACCCGCCTCGCCGCGCTGCTCGCCGAGGCCACCGCACCGCCGCCGCGCCCCCGCCGCGCCACGAAGATCCCCCGGGGAATCAACGAGCGGCGGCTGCGCGAGAAGAAGCAGCGCAGCCAGACCAAGCGTGGCCGCGCGGGAGAGGGCTGGGGCTGA
- a CDS encoding flavin reductase family protein, with amino-acid sequence MSRLAAGVVLVTACEPSLDADDPQAPVGEDVGMTATAFLSVSLDPPLVLVSLREGSRMDDLLAEQPLWGVSVLSESQRHIAGRFAMKGRISDRLLFEDIPYTRGETSGAPLIGGALSTLECRTEQTVTAGDHTLVIGRVLSAALPSADGGPLMYFKGKYRQLG; translated from the coding sequence ATGTCCCGGCTCGCCGCGGGCGTGGTCCTGGTGACCGCCTGCGAGCCGTCGCTGGACGCGGACGATCCGCAGGCGCCGGTCGGCGAGGACGTCGGCATGACCGCGACGGCCTTCCTTTCCGTGTCCCTCGACCCGCCTCTTGTGCTGGTCAGCCTGCGCGAGGGCTCCCGGATGGACGATTTGCTCGCCGAACAGCCGCTGTGGGGCGTCTCGGTGCTCTCCGAGAGCCAGCGTCACATCGCGGGCCGGTTCGCGATGAAGGGCAGGATCAGCGACCGGCTGCTCTTCGAGGACATTCCCTACACCCGGGGAGAGACGTCCGGGGCTCCGCTGATCGGCGGCGCGCTCTCGACGCTGGAGTGCCGGACCGAACAGACGGTGACAGCGGGTGATCACACCCTCGTCATCGGGCGAGTACTTTCGGCTGCCCTGCCGAGCGCCGACGGGGGCCCGCTGATGTATTTCAAGGGGAAGTACCGACAGCTCGGCTGA
- the cdgB gene encoding diguanylate cyclase CdgB, which translates to METESEPYVRLATLRQLHQVVADLNTARSLADTLQTVADGVVNGLGYELACVNLVRPDGDLVVAAFAGNTAAEALITGRVGSREAWEKRLAMGEPWGALRFISYTEGWVLDEDDVPQWYTDGPEPRFEDEWHPADRLFAPMYATGAAGGELLGVISVDRPRNGRRPGAWGREALQMYAFQAAIAISNARLRANMQRALVRLEREQQALRASEESFRQAFEYAPSGMAIAEMGGDQHGRILRTNDALCRLLGRPASAMRRYSFSDLVHPEDIGTLLRTSAEGGRAELRLARRDGTYVWVSLRNSVVADAADGPRFLLTHVEDIEERKRRELQLAHRASHDSLTGLPNSAELRSRLSARLCRRPHAGQPSAVDSLDAAYDGVYDADGQHSFDYGSNNAHALQQGADGFDHHVHTVAPPEGHGDTDDGTKGLAVLFCDLDGFKSINDRFGHHTGDAVLIEVARRLTSGVRDGDTVARLGGDEFVVLADGLCRADAQDLAVRLRNAIIPPIRVDGRAVRVGASFGIGWAHCGMSADEVLHSADQRMYVEKRSRAKQHRRAG; encoded by the coding sequence ATGGAGACCGAGTCGGAGCCGTACGTCCGTCTTGCGACCCTGCGGCAGCTGCATCAGGTGGTGGCGGATCTCAACACGGCCCGGAGCCTGGCGGACACGCTGCAGACCGTCGCCGACGGCGTGGTCAACGGCCTTGGCTATGAACTGGCGTGCGTCAATCTCGTGCGCCCGGACGGCGATCTCGTCGTCGCCGCCTTCGCGGGCAACACCGCCGCCGAGGCCCTCATCACCGGCCGGGTCGGCTCCCGCGAGGCCTGGGAGAAGCGGCTCGCCATGGGCGAGCCCTGGGGCGCCCTGAGGTTCATCTCGTACACCGAGGGCTGGGTCCTGGACGAGGACGACGTCCCGCAGTGGTACACCGACGGCCCCGAGCCCCGCTTCGAGGACGAGTGGCACCCGGCGGACCGCCTCTTCGCCCCGATGTACGCGACGGGCGCGGCCGGCGGCGAACTGCTCGGTGTGATCTCCGTGGACCGCCCGCGCAACGGCCGAAGGCCCGGCGCCTGGGGCCGCGAGGCCCTGCAGATGTACGCCTTCCAGGCCGCCATCGCGATCAGCAACGCCCGCCTCCGCGCCAACATGCAGCGCGCCCTGGTCCGCCTGGAGCGCGAGCAGCAGGCGCTGCGGGCCAGCGAGGAATCCTTCCGCCAGGCCTTCGAGTACGCGCCCTCCGGCATGGCCATCGCCGAGATGGGCGGTGACCAGCACGGCCGCATCCTGCGCACGAACGACGCGCTGTGCCGCCTCCTTGGGCGCCCCGCCTCCGCGATGCGCCGCTACTCGTTCTCCGACCTGGTCCACCCCGAGGACATCGGCACGCTCCTGCGGACCTCCGCCGAGGGCGGCCGGGCCGAGCTGCGCCTGGCGCGGCGTGACGGGACGTACGTCTGGGTGTCCCTGCGCAACTCCGTCGTCGCCGACGCCGCCGACGGGCCGCGCTTCCTCCTCACCCACGTCGAGGACATAGAGGAGCGCAAGCGCCGCGAGCTCCAGCTCGCCCACCGCGCGTCGCACGACTCCCTCACCGGCCTGCCGAACTCCGCGGAGCTGCGCTCCCGCCTCAGCGCCCGGCTCTGTCGCAGGCCGCACGCGGGCCAGCCGAGCGCGGTGGACTCGCTGGACGCGGCGTACGACGGCGTGTACGACGCGGACGGCCAGCACAGCTTCGACTACGGCTCGAACAACGCGCACGCCCTCCAGCAGGGCGCCGACGGCTTCGACCACCACGTGCACACGGTCGCGCCCCCCGAGGGGCACGGGGACACGGACGACGGCACCAAGGGCCTGGCCGTGCTCTTCTGCGACCTCGACGGCTTCAAGTCGATCAACGACCGCTTCGGGCACCACACGGGTGACGCGGTTCTCATCGAGGTGGCGAGGCGGCTGACCAGCGGCGTCCGCGACGGGGACACCGTCGCGCGGCTCGGCGGCGACGAATTCGTCGTCCTCGCCGACGGGCTCTGCCGCGCCGACGCGCAGGACCTCGCGGTCCGGCTGCGCAACGCGATCATCCCGCCGATCCGGGTGGACGGCCGGGCGGTCCGGGTAGGTGCCAGTTTCGGTATCGGCTGGGCGCACTGCGGGATGTCGGCAGACGAGGTCTTGCACTCCGCTGACCAGCGGATGTACGTGGAGAAACGGTCCCGTGCCAAGCAGCACAGGCGGGCCGGATGA
- a CDS encoding carbohydrate-binding protein: MTPGNNGEHTPNPPEGDDDPFGYLYEDGQAAGATPPSGGGGYGYPGPRSSYNHVRAVGDRRPNTYGTQGAPTYGQQVPPQQQAYGQPNAHYAAPETQPGGAPAPQYTPASRGSGGRSGGPNTKGLLIAAIAVVAVVAIGITAAMLSGDGDDGEKKEAGSGATQGETVKPSEKPTKKPEKPAELPKTDAKALKLEGGTTTASDIDGAKADGGVYVSGFDKVGAQVTWTVNGIPKGGSYSLHVNYGVPGKDSNATILVNGKKQTRPLNMKNFAHADEGDWEKGWTDTWSVVQLTKGTNSITLTCAQSDLCGTTGANIDKMWLVEGSNG, from the coding sequence ATGACGCCCGGCAATAACGGCGAACACACGCCGAACCCGCCGGAGGGCGACGACGATCCGTTCGGCTATCTCTACGAAGACGGACAGGCGGCCGGCGCCACCCCGCCCAGCGGCGGGGGCGGCTACGGGTACCCGGGTCCACGCTCCTCGTACAACCACGTGCGTGCGGTCGGCGACCGCCGGCCCAACACCTACGGCACGCAGGGCGCGCCCACGTACGGCCAGCAGGTGCCCCCGCAGCAGCAGGCCTATGGCCAGCCGAACGCGCACTACGCCGCCCCGGAGACCCAGCCCGGCGGAGCCCCCGCCCCGCAGTACACCCCGGCGTCCAGGGGCTCCGGCGGTCGCAGCGGCGGCCCCAACACCAAGGGCCTCCTGATCGCCGCGATCGCGGTCGTCGCGGTGGTCGCCATCGGGATCACGGCCGCGATGCTGTCCGGCGACGGTGACGACGGCGAGAAGAAGGAAGCGGGCTCCGGCGCCACCCAGGGCGAGACGGTCAAGCCGAGCGAGAAGCCGACGAAGAAGCCCGAGAAGCCGGCCGAGCTCCCGAAGACGGACGCGAAGGCGCTCAAGCTGGAGGGCGGCACGACCACGGCTTCGGACATAGACGGCGCGAAGGCCGATGGCGGTGTCTACGTCTCCGGGTTCGACAAGGTCGGGGCCCAGGTGACGTGGACCGTCAACGGCATTCCCAAGGGCGGCTCGTACAGCCTCCACGTGAACTACGGCGTCCCCGGCAAGGACTCGAACGCCACCATCCTCGTGAACGGCAAGAAGCAGACCCGTCCCCTGAACATGAAGAACTTCGCCCACGCGGACGAAGGGGACTGGGAGAAGGGCTGGACCGACACCTGGTCGGTGGTCCAGCTCACCAAGGGCACCAACTCGATCACTCTCACCTGCGCCCAGAGCGACCTGTGCGGGACGACCGGGGCGAACATCGACAAGATGTGGCTCGTGGAGGGCAGCAACGGCTGA
- a CDS encoding ketose-bisphosphate aldolase yields the protein MPLVSTGDLVSDARAAGRGVAAFNVITLEHAEAIAAGAEQAGSPAILQISENAVKFHGGNLSAIAAAAAAVARTSSAPLSLHLDHVMDPELLRAAHPEGFSSVMFDASKMTYDENVKATADAVRWGHERGIWIEAELGKVGGKEGEAPLDAHAPGVRTDPAEAAAYVADTGVDALAVAVGSSHAMTSRTASLDHELIAALKTAVPVPLVLHGSSGVPDAEIRAAVASGMVKINVGTALNTAFTGAVREYLAAHETGVDPRKYLAPAREAMAGTVAGFLGLLKQPQE from the coding sequence GTGCCACTCGTATCGACCGGCGACCTGGTATCCGACGCGCGCGCGGCGGGGCGCGGCGTCGCCGCGTTCAACGTGATCACGCTGGAGCACGCGGAGGCGATCGCCGCGGGCGCGGAGCAGGCGGGCTCCCCCGCGATCCTCCAGATCTCCGAGAACGCCGTGAAGTTCCACGGCGGCAACCTGTCCGCGATCGCGGCGGCGGCAGCAGCGGTGGCCCGCACCTCGTCGGCCCCGCTCTCCCTGCACCTGGACCACGTCATGGACCCCGAACTCCTGCGGGCCGCGCACCCCGAGGGCTTCAGCTCGGTGATGTTCGACGCGTCGAAGATGACGTACGACGAGAACGTCAAGGCGACCGCGGACGCGGTGCGCTGGGGCCACGAGCGGGGCATCTGGATCGAGGCCGAGCTGGGCAAGGTGGGCGGCAAGGAGGGCGAGGCCCCACTGGACGCGCACGCGCCGGGCGTACGGACGGATCCCGCGGAGGCGGCGGCCTACGTGGCCGACACGGGCGTCGACGCGCTCGCCGTGGCGGTCGGCTCCTCCCACGCGATGACGTCCCGCACGGCATCCCTGGACCACGAGTTGATAGCGGCCCTGAAGACAGCCGTCCCCGTGCCGCTGGTCCTGCACGGCTCAAGTGGCGTACCGGACGCGGAGATCCGGGCAGCGGTGGCATCCGGCATGGTCAAGATCAACGTGGGCACGGCCCTCAACACGGCGTTCACGGGAGCGGTCCGTGAATACCTCGCCGCCCACGAGACGGGCGTCGACCCCCGGAAATACCTCGCCCCGGCTCGCGAGGCGATGGCCGGGACGGTGGCGGGGTTCCTGGGGCTGTTGAAGCAGCCCCAGGAGTAG
- a CDS encoding 1-phosphofructokinase family hexose kinase, which produces MILTVTLNAALDITYRVPALVPHASHRVTEVIERPGGKGLNVARVLAALGHDVTVTGFAGGDTGRVLRERLAPEPRVTDALVPVEGATRRTLAVVDAATGDTTQLNEPGPTVSPAEWAAFQESYEELLREGAAAVALCGSLPPGVPVGAYATLVRAARAAKVPVLLDTSGEALRRGVAARPDIVKPNADELAELTGSHEPAQAARDARRRGAHAVVASLGAEGLRAVTPEGTWQAAPPTRVRGNPTGAGDSAVAGLLSALVEELPWPQRLARAVALSAATVAAPVAGEFVPSTYEDLLARVAVTGEATAA; this is translated from the coding sequence GTGATCCTCACGGTGACGCTGAACGCCGCCCTGGACATCACCTACCGGGTCCCCGCCCTCGTCCCGCACGCCTCGCACCGCGTCACCGAGGTCATCGAACGGCCCGGCGGCAAGGGCCTGAACGTCGCCCGCGTCCTCGCGGCCCTCGGCCACGACGTGACGGTGACGGGCTTCGCGGGCGGCGACACGGGCCGCGTCCTGCGTGAACGCCTCGCGCCCGAGCCCCGCGTCACGGACGCGCTCGTGCCCGTCGAGGGCGCCACCCGCCGCACGCTCGCCGTCGTCGACGCGGCGACCGGCGACACCACACAGCTGAACGAACCGGGCCCGACGGTCTCGCCCGCCGAATGGGCCGCGTTCCAGGAGTCGTACGAGGAGTTGCTGCGCGAGGGCGCCGCGGCGGTCGCCCTGTGCGGAAGCCTGCCGCCGGGCGTCCCGGTCGGCGCGTACGCGACGCTCGTCCGCGCCGCGCGCGCCGCCAAGGTCCCCGTCCTCCTGGACACCAGCGGGGAGGCGCTGCGCCGCGGCGTCGCCGCCCGCCCCGACATCGTCAAGCCGAACGCCGACGAACTGGCCGAGCTGACCGGCTCCCACGAGCCCGCCCAGGCGGCCCGTGATGCCCGCCGCAGGGGCGCGCACGCGGTGGTGGCGTCCCTGGGCGCCGAGGGCCTGCGTGCCGTCACTCCTGAGGGCACCTGGCAGGCGGCGCCGCCCACCCGCGTGCGCGGCAACCCGACGGGCGCCGGTGACTCGGCGGTGGCGGGCCTGCTCTCCGCCCTGGTGGAGGAACTCCCGTGGCCCCAGCGGCTCGCACGGGCCGTGGCGTTGTCCGCGGCGACCGTGGCGGCCCCGGTGGCGGGCGAGTTCGTGCCCTCGACGTACGAAGACCTGCTCGCGCGGGTCGCGGTGACCGGGGAGGCCACCGCGGCGTGA